One window of Paenibacillus sp. FSL K6-3182 genomic DNA carries:
- a CDS encoding NADH-quinone oxidoreductase subunit M, translated as MSILSDIPILSLILLAPLLGIIVLLLLPKQRSSWMKTTVVVTTLVPLLLSLWLYADYNKQQGGAAYDEQYSWVDVPLNKEVPSGVSEFKFTFQYELGIDGLSLPLLLLATLVSAMAALAAVHIKKRWKSFFIWFLLLELGMLGVFLARDLFLFFVFFEITLVAMYFLIGIWGYFNRERAANQFLIYNGIGSAIMLIAFVILVNTAGFHVDQVGEQVSFIYSGSYTDIFRNMADASAWVNLTNEQLGSINPFQLTDTMQWVLFIMLLVAFGIKLPIFPFHTWMLKVHTEAPTSIVMIHSGILLKMGAYGLLRFGIMLFPDQARQFATVLAVLGVINILYGALLAFRQREFKLVLAYSSISHMGIVLLGIAAINEIGLQGAVYQLVSHGLISALLFLIVGSIYERTGTTELQELGGLARSMPFISGVLLTAGLASLGLPGLSGFIGEFLSLLGLFESNRWLTAAAALGIILTAVYMLRAVLKITFGPQREAFGAFKDARLIEAAPMIVLLAFIVLLGCFPSVLTDTVQHGMDKLFGQLLASRAGG; from the coding sequence AGCAGCTGGATGAAGACAACGGTTGTCGTAACCACATTAGTTCCTTTGCTGCTCTCCTTGTGGCTTTATGCTGATTATAATAAGCAGCAGGGCGGGGCGGCATATGACGAGCAATATAGCTGGGTGGATGTGCCGCTAAATAAAGAGGTGCCATCGGGCGTATCTGAATTTAAGTTTACGTTTCAATATGAGCTAGGCATTGACGGCCTGTCGCTTCCGCTTCTGCTTCTCGCAACGCTCGTATCTGCAATGGCTGCACTTGCAGCAGTTCATATCAAGAAAAGGTGGAAATCTTTTTTTATATGGTTTTTGCTGCTGGAGCTCGGAATGCTTGGCGTGTTTCTAGCTCGTGATTTATTTTTGTTTTTTGTATTTTTCGAGATTACGCTTGTTGCGATGTATTTCTTAATCGGAATTTGGGGTTACTTCAATCGCGAGCGTGCAGCCAATCAGTTTTTAATCTATAACGGAATTGGTTCAGCCATTATGCTGATTGCGTTCGTTATTCTCGTGAACACGGCTGGCTTCCACGTAGATCAAGTAGGCGAACAAGTTAGCTTTATTTACAGCGGCAGCTATACAGACATTTTCCGCAACATGGCGGACGCATCCGCTTGGGTTAACCTGACTAATGAGCAGCTTGGTTCAATTAATCCATTCCAGTTGACGGATACGATGCAATGGGTGCTGTTTATTATGCTGCTAGTTGCCTTCGGCATAAAGCTTCCAATATTTCCATTCCATACTTGGATGCTTAAGGTGCACACGGAAGCTCCGACCTCGATTGTCATGATTCACTCCGGGATATTGCTGAAAATGGGCGCTTACGGATTACTGCGATTTGGGATTATGCTTTTCCCTGATCAAGCGCGACAATTTGCGACAGTGCTCGCTGTGCTTGGCGTCATAAATATATTGTATGGAGCGCTGCTAGCCTTCAGGCAGCGTGAGTTTAAACTAGTGCTTGCTTATTCCTCCATCAGCCATATGGGTATCGTATTGCTAGGGATAGCAGCAATAAATGAGATTGGCTTGCAGGGAGCTGTATACCAGCTCGTATCGCACGGACTCATATCTGCCTTGTTATTTCTGATCGTAGGCAGCATCTATGAACGAACGGGAACGACCGAGCTGCAAGAGCTGGGTGGGTTAGCGCGCTCTATGCCATTTATAAGCGGCGTACTGCTGACTGCGGGGCTCGCTTCACTCGGTTTGCCGGGCTTATCCGGTTTTATTGGGGAGTTTCTATCGCTGCTCGGCCTATTCGAGTCGAATCGCTGGTTGACTGCGGCTGCGGCGCTTGGCATTATTTTGACCGCTGTCTATATGCTTCGCGCTGTACTAAAGATTACATTTGGTCCACAGCGTGAGGCGTTTGGAGCATTTAAGGACGCAAGGCTAATTGAGGCGGCTCCCATGATTGTGCTGCTTGCATTCATTGTGCTTCTCGGCTGTTTTCCTTCCGTCCTTACGGATACTGTGCAGCATGGCATGGATAAGCTGTTCGGACAATTACTTGCATCAAGGGCGGGGGGATAA